Genomic DNA from Ruminococcus sp. OA3:
AATAAAAAACAGGATGCAGTATTACTGCATCCTGTCATCTTCAAACAGCTCATAATAATCTATATTACATATCTTCAGTTTCATCGGCTTTTCAGACCAGATAGCGCAGCTGCAGCCCTCACTCAGTTCAAAATGGCAGTTCCAGCCGTCCAGGCAGTCAATTTCCTTCATATCCCTTGTGATACCTGTACCTTTCCACTTAAGATAACTCTCCTTTTCCACCCACCGGTCAAAGAAAAATCTCTGAGGGTCACAACTGCTTTCCAGTTCTTTTTTCTCTTCCTCCGCAAATGCTTTCCCCGCCAGCCGTCCGTAATCAAGCGCCCTCCAGAACTCAATATCAACTCCCACAGGCTCTGGCCCAATCGCACAAACGGCATAGCCGCCGGAATGGCTGATGTTAAAATGTATTTTGGGATAATTCACCAGATGAGGTTTCCCTGACGGTCCCTGCTCTACCAGACCGTCATCCGGTTCAAGCCCATACATTTCCCGGAGTCCATAGTTCAGCAGCATCCGTCCGGCTTTGTGCTCCCGCCTGCCGTTGTTATTATCCAGTCTCTCCGGAATCTTTACCGCGTAAATGCTGGTCACTGTGTAACACACTTTTCACTTTCCCCCATCACTTCTTCCAGAAACCTGGAAGGTTCCTGTTTCTTTTCATATTTCTTTTTTGTATTGAAAAGATGCAGCGTCTCTGACGCCCTGGTCATTCCCACATACAGAAGCCTGCGCTCCTCCTCAACCTCTTCCGGAAGCACGGCTTTATGGTAAGGTATCGTTCCCTCATTGATATCCAAAATATACACATGCGGATATTCCAGGCCTTTCACACCGTGCAGTGTGGAAATCGTGATACCGCCCTCCTGCTTCTTTGATTTCTGTTTTTTGAGCTCCAGCGTATAGTCCTGAATATAGGTGCACCACTCTTCGAATGTCCGAAACTCACGCGCACTCTGCTGAAGTTCATCCAACACATCATACAGCTCTTCCGGCTTCATCTTACGGTACTGGGCATATTCCCGAATGTATTCATGATACCCGATCCCGCAGCGAATATAGTTGATCGCACCAAACGGAGGCATGCCTGCCAGAATCTTAAG
This window encodes:
- a CDS encoding 4'-phosphopantetheinyl transferase superfamily protein, with product MCYTVTSIYAVKIPERLDNNNGRREHKAGRMLLNYGLREMYGLEPDDGLVEQGPSGKPHLVNYPKIHFNISHSGGYAVCAIGPEPVGVDIEFWRALDYGRLAGKAFAEEEKKELESSCDPQRFFFDRWVEKESYLKWKGTGITRDMKEIDCLDGWNCHFELSEGCSCAIWSEKPMKLKICNIDYYELFEDDRMQ